The Prevotella herbatica genome contains the following window.
GTTCTTTCAATTACTATAGCCAACTTGTTTGCTATTCGTCAGAGAGACCTCAAGCGTTTCATGGCTTTCAGTTCTATCTCTCAGGCAGGTTACATCGTTCTTGCTATTGTTGGTAACTCTGCAATGAGCTATACAACTCTTAGCTTCTATGTTCTTGTCTATGTTGTAGCCAACATGGCTGTGTTCTCTGTTATCAGCAGCATCGAGGAACATAATAATGGAACAGTAGATCTGGAGAGTTATAATGGACTTTATAAGACCAATCCAAAGCTTGCGTTCCTTATGACAATTGCTTTGTTCTCTCTTGGTGGTATTCCTCCATTTGCAGGTATGTTCAGCAAGTTCTTTGTTTTCATGTCTGCAGTCAAGGGTGCATCTTTATCTACAACACCAGGTGTTCTGGCTTATTCTGTGGTATTCATCGCTTTGATTAATACAGTGATAAGTCTTTACTACTATTTGTTGATAGTAAAGGCAATGTATATCAAACCAAATGAGAAACCTCTTCCTTGGTTCAAGAGCGCAAGTAGCACAAAGTTGGCCCTTGCTATCTGCACAGCAGGAATAATCCTATTTGGTGTATTCAGCATGGTTTATTCATGGATAGATAGTGCATCTGTAGCTTCAATGTAATCTACAGATATAACATAACAAAAAATCCCAATGTTCATTACGAGCATTGGGATTTTTATTTGTTAGTTTATTTATTATTTCTGTACTTGGAAATCATCTTTTGTTACTCCACATACTGGACATGTCCAGTCATCTGGAAGATCTTCAAATGATGTACCAGGAGCTATTCCAGCATCAGGATCTCCTACCGCTGGGTCGTATACGTAATCGCATACATCGCAAACATACTTTTCCATGTTGTCAAATTTTAAATTGTTAATAATCTTATTTTGTTGCTTTTGCAAATTCTTCACCATATTCAATGCAGTCATCTAAGTCTTTCTCGTCTGGAACCCATTGTTTCTTTATTCCATCGTTAACGACTTCAAATCCTGCTTCCTTCAAGTGTGCAGTAATCATTTTTGGAGCATCACCGTTCCAACCATAAGAACCGAACGCTGCAGCTTTCTTTCCTTTATATTTTATTCCGCGAGCCATTTCCAATATTCCGGCAATTGCATACGAATAACCGTTGTTTATTGTTGGCGAACCAACTAATATGGCTTTAGACTGGAAAATCTCTGTTAGAATATCATTCTTGTCAATTTGTGAGGCATTGAACAATTTTACAGTCACATCTTTATCTACGTTCTGAATACCATCAGCAATTGCTTCTCCCATCTTACGTGTAGATTGCCACATCGTATCATAGATAATTGAAATCTGGTTTTCTTTATATCCGTTACACCAATCAATGTATTTGTCAATAATCTGTTTCGGATTCTCTTTCCAGATGATACCATGGCTAGGGCAAATCATCTTAATATTAAGATTCATACCAATAAGCTCTTTCACTTTTCTGCTCACCATCATACTGAACGGATTAATGATGTTAGCGTAGTATTTCTGCGCTTCCCACATCAAGTCATCCTGCTTCACAGTATCGTTATATAGTGATTCTGTTGCAAAGTGCTGACCGAAGGCATCATTAGAGAATAATATATTTTCTCCAGAAAGATAGCTGAACATTGTGTCTGGCCAGTGAAGCATTGGTGCTTCTATGAATGTAAGTGTATTCTGTCCTAAATTAAGAGTATCACCAGTTTTGACGTTTACAAAGTTCCAGTCTTGTGGATGATAGTGACCACGGATAATAGATTCACCTTTCTTTGTGCAATATATCGGTGTACCTGGAATCTCACGCATTAATTCAACCAACGCACCACTATGATCAATCTCGTTATGATTCATTACAATGTAATCAATCTTTTTCAAATCTATAGTCTTCTTCAGTCTTGCTACAAATTCCTTATCATAAGGTTGCCATACTGTGTCGATAAGTGCAGTCTTTTCATCCTTAATGAGATAAGCGTTATAACTGGAACCATGCATTGTGGAGAGCTCGTCTCCGTGGAATTTGGTAAGCTCCCAATCTATCTTACCAACCCAAGATACTTTATTTGTGATTTGTTTTGCCATTATCATTTTGTTTAATATCCTACTTTTTTCTATACGCAAAGATATGAATTATCTTTTTCTTGGTGTAAACTAAACTTAAATATTTGCTTTAATTTAACTATCTTTATCAAAAAGTACAAATCTACAGAAAAACGAACGATTTTCGCCGTTTCGCATGAATTCTATTCCGTTACTTTGTCGCAACAAACAATCAATCTAATAACTAATTGATTCTTTAGAACTTTAATGTTTAATAATGAAAAAGATTTTATTATCCTTTTGGATTCTATTCTTGTGTCTAGGGCTTAATGCCCAACGCATGACAGATGCACTTGATCGTGGTCTTGTAGTAGTTCATCGTACAAATGGAACTAGCAATGAGGGAACTTTCGTAAGTTGGCGAATCCTTGCTAATGAGTATTATGATGTTACCTATAATGTTTATAGGGATGGTATCAAACTAAATGATAAGCCCTTGAGCGTGTCAAATTATAATGATACAGGTGGTAGTACTACTAGTGAGTACACTGTAAGCGCTATCGTTAAAGGGGTGGAGCAACCTCAATGCAAACCTCAGACATCTTGGAATTGTTATCTTTATAAGCTTATTGATCGTAATTATTCTGGCTATAAGGACATCACTCTTCAAAAGGTTTATTCTAATGCAGATGGTTCTGATATCACAGCTGATTATGAGCCTAATGATATCAGTATGGCTGATCTTGACGGTGACGGACAACTAGAAATACTTCTCAAGCGACTTAATACGAAAGATGCATCTTCTTTGTATCTGGAAAATGCTACAGATTATGCGATTCTTGAAGCATATAAACTAGATGGTACGCGAATGTGGTGGATTGATTGCGGTCCAAACATGGTGAGCCTTAATAGCACAGAACTTAATATTGTTGCTTATGATTGGGATTGTGATGGCAAAGCTGAAGTCGTACTTCGTGGTGCTGATGGTATGAAAATTCATTTCTCTGACGGAACAACTAAGGTTATCGGCGACGCAACCGTAAATACAAGAAATACGTTTGCTCATACTAATGCGCAGTATTGCTGGACTCACACAGGTAATGAGTATCTTCTTTATCTTAACGGAGAAACTGGTAAACCATATCAGGTTATGGATTTCCCACTAAAGAGATTAGAAGATGGTGAAACAGATCTTAAAGCAGCTTGGGGAGATGACTATGGTCATCGTTCATCAAAATATTTCTTTGGTGCTCCTTTCCTTGATGGTCGTAAAGCTAGTTTGTTCTTAGCTCGTGGCATCTACACCCGTGAGAAGATGATCGCTTATGATATCAATCCGCAGACGCATGAGTTTACTACCCGTTGGACTTGGAATTGTAATCAACCTGGTAGTGAATGGTATGGTAACGGTTATCATAATTTCTGTGTTGCCGATGTTGATATGGATGGCAGAGATGAGATTGTGTATGGTTCAATGGTCATTGATGATAATGGAAAAGGACTTAGCACAACTGGTCTTGGTCATGGTGATTCTCAGCATGTCGGTGACTTTGATCCATATCGTCATGGACTCGAGTTCTTTGGTTGCAATGAAGATAAGCCTGGAAACAATTATCGTAATGCAACTACATCTGATATGTATTATCGCTTTGAGACAACAGCCGATGATGGACGTGCTTTGATCGGAAAATTCTCTGATAGCTTTCATGGATGTCAAGCTCGTTCTTCTGCTTCAAATTTAATAAGTTCAGTTACCGATAATGTTCTTGGAATCACTGCTGATACTTTTCTAAAGTGGAGTGATTTGAATTTCCGAATCTATTGGGACGGTGATTTGTGTGATGAAGTTCTGAATAGTCCTGGTACTGCTAAGGAGGCTAAGATAGAAAAGCCTGGTTATGGCAGACTCTTTACATCTTTAGGCTGCAACATGAATAATGATTCTAAGAATAATCCTTGTTTTCAGGGTGATATTCTCGGAGATTGGCGCGAAGAGTTTATTGTAAGATGTGGCGGAAACCTCAGAATATATACGACAACATATCCTACTGAATATCGTAATTATACTTTGTGGCACGATTCTCAATATCGCCAAAGTGAAGTATGGCAGATGGAAGCATACAACCAAACTCCTCATATAAGTTATTTCCTTGGAAAGGCTGAAGGTATAACGGTAGCACCTCCTCCAAGTACGCTCACTGATAGGGTTGAAATTGCTGACGGTGCATCTATCAATACAGATAATAACGATAAGCATTTGCTTTTGGCTATGACTGATAATATGAATGTCAGCGTTGTTGATGGTGCTGCTCCATATATCCTTACAGACAATGCCCCTACATGGGTTGAGGGACATGATGATAATGCTAATATCACAACTACTACTTATACGCATACCATTACTGGTGGTGCATTCACAGGCGAGATGCGTCTTATTAAGCAAGGTGATGGCATATTGAAACTGCCTAATGTTACTGAGACCTATACAGGCAATACTGATGTATGGAATGGTGAACTAGATTTTGATGGAAATATGCCTTCAAGTCGTGTGTGGTTAAATCGTTTCGCTATATTGAAAACAAATGGTGGTAAGTTTGGTGCAGGTATCACAATGGACTATGCTTCAAAACTTATTCCACAGGGTGATGTATCTGCACGCTCAGTTACTTTGAATTTCGGTTCTCGAATTGTTATGCTATTGTCTTCTGCCAAGATCTCAGCTGATACGTTACGTATAAATAAGGTAGACTGGACTGATGGTCCAAAATATCTTGCTCCAGTCATTGAGTTCACTGGTAATACCAAACCTAATGATGGTGCCTATCTCCTTGGTACTTTTGCTAGGGTAGAGGGCAGTTTAAGTGATCTTACCATTGAAGGTATCAGTGGCGTAACCTACAAATTGGAAATGTCAGGCAACAATCTCTATTTAGTTATTGGAAACGGACAGGTTTCTACAGGTATCAACGAAATATCAAAAGATGATTCTCAGGGTAAGTACTATAATATAAAGGGCATGAAAATGCCAGATGTAAAAGCGTATAAAGGCGTTTACATCAAGGATGGCGTGAAAGTTATGAAGCGCTAGAATGAAGATAAAGTTGTAATGCGATTTCGCATTACAACTTTATAAATATATGTTTCTTCCACAATGGATAACCCATCAGTGCATGCAATAGCATGAATAAGATAGCATAAACAAGTGATGCTACGTATGGATTGATGACGACAGTGTTTATACCGTTGTATATGCCTAGTTTCAATCCTGTTGCTCCGAATATAATACTAACTAGTTCGCTGACTACATAGAGAAATAGGGGATTGGTTCCGAATATCAAAGCCATGTTAAGTTTTTCCTTCGCTACCCCCTTTATATCAATGTAATACATCAGTAATCCCTGACATATAGCAGCTAGTCCGCAAGTCATGCACACATAGCTTGGACTCCATATTCTTTTATTTAATGGCAATCCAAAGCTTACAAGATAACCTATGATGACTAGTATGCCGCCTGCAATCAAAAACTTCATCACCTTGTCTTCTGTGTCTTTTGCAGATGCCATTAGCTTTCCGCAATAAAAACCTATCATCGTGTGGGCTATTGCTGAAATCGTACTTAGCAACCCTTCTGGGTCTACAGGACTTTTGTGATATAGATGATCATATCCGAATATGCTTGTATCAACTTTTGATAGTATGTTCAAATGCGAGTCATAAGCATATCCGTTGCCAAACACGAGTATTGCTGCATATCCAGCAAGCAGTACTACAATTGTTATTGGTATATATTTATGCTTAAAGCTCAGTGCAAATATTGATACGGCAAGATAGCATAACGCAATTCGCTGCATCACTCCCCAAACTCTAAGGTGAGCGAAGTCAAGTCCTTTGCCGCTTAATAGTAATCCAAACCAGTTGATCAGCAATCCAATCGCAAACATCATGATTGTTCTCTTGGCAATTTTTCTGGCTGTGGTCTTGCTCCATGTGAAATTACTTTTCTTAAAACTAAGGAAAGTTGATATTCCCATGATAAACAAAAAGAATGGAAACACCAAGTCGCATGGAGTCATACCGTTCCACTTGCTGTGTTCTAGGGTAGAGTATATCATTTTTCCACCACCATTGTTTACAGTTATCATAAGAGCCACGGTAAGTCCTCTTAAGACATCAAGTGATATCAGACGTTGCTTTTCCATATCTATTTTATTTTAAAAATTCTATAACTTCCTTTGCCATTTCAATGGCGTCACCTTCAGGCTTGGCGCTATACTCATTATGTTGAAGTGTCCAAGGTTCTTCTATTGCATACCAGTCTATCTGTGGACCAGTAGGCATTGCCATAGCAAAGAGTTCCGAACTTGTCTTTGTGGCATTCTTGCCAGCTCCTAGAGCATCTTCATCTGGCAGTTGGTTCTGTTTCATCTGTTTTGCCAATGCGTCCATGTATATACTCCAACGCTTATAGTAGAAATCTTTCAGTAATCCTTCCCATTCCTTGTTAGCATAGTCGCGAAGTCCACCCTTGTCTGCGCAGATGCGATTACCCCATGTTGTGATCTGTACTCTTGCGTTCCATTCATACAAGTCTTTTTCTGCGTTGGTATGTCCCAGCTTTCTTGCAGCTTCAGTCCAGTGACCTAATCTGAATTCACTTCTTGTTCCAAGCAACTTGTCTTGCAGAAGTATCATCTTAAGAAATCTCTTTGAGTCTTTGTCAAATTGTCCGATGCTGAATCCGTTGTAGTCAGCAATAGTTTTAAGATATTGCAGTCTTCCTTGGTCGGCAAGTGCTTGACGGCATATATCAACAAGATCATATTCAAAGTTGTTGTTACCTTTAAACTTGTCAGCAACGCTAACCATCAGTCTTGCAGCTTCAAGTGTTGATGCAGGATCATAGTAGTTACGCATTTTCGACCAACTCTTAACTTGGAAATTGTTTAATCCTGGTCTACCACAGAATATGCTTTCGTGAGGTCCCTGTTGGTTGTTTCCTGCAGGGCAGTTGTATATTGTTTCTGAAAGTATGCTCCAAGCCTTTTGCAGATTAGCGTCGTTGCTTGAATATCTTGCTTTTACATAATTTCTTACCCAGTCTTCTTTCTTAAACTTCTCTGGTATCCAAGGCAGTTCGCTCATCATTTCAAACATCACGGGATTGTTTTCAGAACCTTCCATTGTGAATCCAATACCTTTTATATGTTCCGTATTTGGCGAAATAACCTTTGTCGCATAGAAGTTGTTTATCAGTTGATCCATGCGTCCGTGAAGTCCAACATTGGCACCAAAGTTCTCCAATAGGCAAAATAGCCAATCGTGTTGTTCATATCCTTTATCTCGTTTCCATATCGAAGGGATACCAAACATAGGGCGACATTCAGAGAATAGGTCAGCAATCAGCAAATCGCCATTCTTCATATCAGCTATCATCTGTTGACGTGGATTCTCTGTCCAACCTTGTATCACCCAAGTCGCCTTGTTGTTAGTACGTTTCATTGCGTCCATCACCGCCTTTCCTGCTTTCGCGTAGTCAATGTTCGCGTCATCGTTGGTCTCATGGAAAGGATCCATACTATAATAATTCGCTTTACCGTATAGTTTCGTTAATTCCTTATAATATAGGTCTGCTATCTTGTCGAAATGCTTATCCGTTGCTGATAGATTAGCTGGTCGTGTATATCCGTTCCATGTTCCTCCGTCTGTCACGTTGAGTCCTAGCTTTGTCTTTGCGTCGTGTGGCATCATACCGCAGAAGCCTGGCAATACTGGTTGCATGCCATATTCATTCATTCGTTTCAGAATCTTTTTCTGCAATGCCTCTTGTGCATTATACCAAGAGTCGGGTAGTGGACCTCCCCAACCTTCAAGGTTATTCATTTCCCACCATGCAAGGAATGCTGGTCCGGCAATGAACTTACCAATTTCTTCTTTGTTGTAGCCTAGTTTCAGTAGCATGTTTCTCCACACCACTTCTTCGCCAACAATCGCTAGCGGAAGGTTTACTCCGTGAAGAGCCATCCAGTCTATTTCTGTCTGCCATCTTTGCCAGTCCCAGAAAGCCATGGAATAAGAGAACGTACAGTAATTGAAATCATATCTTAGTTTCAAGTCCGTCTCATGGCGTTCCGGTTTTAAGATCTTAGGAAGTTTGTTTGGAATATCAGCTTTCATGTTGTTCCATGTCAGTTGTATTCCTGCATAGTATTTCAGATACCAGTTCAATCCCGATGCAATATTAACCCAAGTATTTCCTTTGATTAATATTTTATCTTTGTCTTGTGACAGTTCAAAAAAGTCTTTCTTGCTATTTACGAGTTCTGTTTCAAACTTATCTCCAGCCCCCTTGTCTATACGTTCAAGTAATCCTTGAATTGGATTCGCTTCAGATATAAGACTACATAAGAGAAAAATTGATAGTAATATATGTTTCATTTGGTGTTGTTTATTGTAGTGACTATGTGTTTCCCTTTTAGCCATTTGTACATCATAATTCGACTGCATTTTAAGTAAAGGCTCGTGATCTATACTTAACGCAGCTTCAATCATAAGTGCAAATTCTGTAGTGACAGGGCGTTTGTAATTTAAGATTTCATTTAAAACAGAGTATGACATGCCAATCTCTTTTGCCAACTGACGTTGTGAGATCCTTCGATATTCAATTTCATCCTTTAGAATTTCTCCAGGATGAACGGATATGTTTGGTATTACTTTGTTTGCAGTCATATACTTGCAAAGATATTAGTTTATTTTGTAATTCACAAATTATCGAACATAAATTTTGGAATGGATTTGGCTTAGAAGATATAGGGACTTCAAATCGTTCAGGTCAAAATTCAGGTAACAGGGACTATATATAGGGTGAGTAGTCTTTAAATTATTAAATCAATAAACTTACGAATTGATTATAAAATTATGACAAGTTTCTTTGCTTTTCCACTCGTTTGTATTACTTTACCTTCGGTGAAGATAAGCTGCACTCGGGAAAACAAAATTAAACCCGTTTTATTTTGCTTTTCCACTCGTTTGCATTATCTTTGCACATATAAGTATTGCTAGTTAAAGCAAACGAATAGACATAGTGATTTAGAACAATATGGAACTTTAAAAAGATGCAATTATGAAGAAGTCAAAACAAACAAAGTCTAATGATCCTGTAAAGATTCTCAGGATGATTTCTCGCAATGAAGAATTAGAAAGGCGAGACGGAAAATTTCAACGTCTGTTGATTAGTAAGAATAAGCGGAAATATGACCGCAATAACTCAAAAAGGGAGTTGGGCAACATGAAGGAGCTCGACTCCCATTTTATTTTTATACAAGCCTGTTGCTGATTCCTTCTTTGTAATTGTTTTATTTAATGGATAGCTATTTCTATTCATTTGTTTCTAAGCCTACTATCACAGCGAAGTATTTATTTAAGTACCTTCACACATTAATGTGAAGGCTTTTTTGTTTAATCTCCCGCAGATTTATTGCTTCAACTTAAACGGCCTGTTCTCCCGCAGATTACGCAGATAACCCCCAAAACAACATAACTACAAGATGTCTTTCTCTGCGAAATAATGCAGCTTGCTGCGTTCCTCTGCGACCTTTGCGTTATCTGCGAGAGAATAATACGCAAGAGGACTTAATCAATGTACAAGGAAATCCCATATGTCTCCCGCAGATAGCGCAGATCCACGCAGACAAACAGCAAACAGCACACAGCAAACAGCATGAACTACATTATCTTCCCTGTGTCCAAACTGTCTTTGTCAGCGAGATCAGCGGCATCTGCTTTAGCAGATCCATTTGAACAACCTGTCTTTTGTCTGCGTAAATCTGCGTAATCTGCGGGAGAATCGGCCGTTTATATTACGGTTTAGGATGATGGAAGAGCAAGCAAGCAAGAGCAAAGCCAAGTTTACTTGAGCTATGTTGAGGGCAGCTGATATTTATGGAATAAAAATATAAGGAAAAAACGTCAATAAAATCAATGTAATTAAAAGATTAGTTTTTAATAGAGTACGTGTAAAATGACTTAAAATCAAGGGATATTTATGGAGAATACTACCCCTAAATAGAAAAAGATTCCAGAAAAAAAGAAAAATAACCTACACTACCTACATTTTTGACTTAAATAATTACTAATCAGAATATTAGCCCATGTATATTAGTGCGTTTTCCTACATCTTTCCTACATGGTTCCTACATTATAAACGCGTATTTGTACCTCAAACGATGGGATTCGATCAAATTACAATATCCAAATCGCTTTTTTGTTCTGCCATTAGGTCGTTCCTCTGGCAGTAAAGTAAATCACAGTAATGCCTTTCTTTAGAATTATAAAGCTAGAAATGTTACTTCTGTTTGTAAATAAAATTTTAAAATAAATAGATTTATATGGCATTTTGATATGCCAATCTTTTCAGTAAAGGATTTCATACAACTATATTGATTATCTGTAATCGCTTTAAAAAATGTATAGTGATTCAGAATGTATAACTACAAATGTGTATACCAATTCCAGTTATAGTCAAAATGTATGAAGTGTAGCGAAAATAAAATCACCAATTTCGGTGCGCCTTTGAGTAATAAGGGCCTTATCACTCTGCAAAGCATGTAGGACAACAGAGTGATTAGGCCCTAATCACTCCCTAAAATGTATAAGAACGGACTTATATACATCATCTAACGTATTGGATAACAATGCGTTTGGTGAAATCATGTAGGAAACGGCATCAGAAAATTAAAAATAAAAAAATATTTTAGATACTCATGACTCAATTAGTTTCATAATTTTACCATCGGAAAGAACTAAATTTGTGGAGGATCGTGTGCTAACTTTTGATAAAGTTATATAGAATTTCTAACTTAATATGGTTAATCGCAGCGCTCACAGCGCTACCTAGCTGCATGGTATGGATTGCAGGATAACAACAAGGGGATGTGCGTTAGCACATCCCTTTTACTGTTTTTATGGTTCCCCGCAGATGATTATTGTTTGTTTTCCCGCAGATAAATTGAGTATGCTTATGTGGGGGGTGTTCTCTTGCAGATGGTCGCAGAGGAAAGACAGGTGGGGGAGATGAATCAGCCGGAAAACGAATCAACTACACCTCTATACTGTATAAAGAGGAAGGCAGGTTAGTTGACCTTGTCTTTTATATGGTAGCATAGAATATCTAATGGCTTTAAGTTCAGGCTTTGCTTTTAATAAAGTGGTGAGTGAATTAGCCTTGATACTGTATCCTGCTTTGACTTCAATAGGAAGTATATGATCATCGACTTGTATCAAAAAATCGAGTTCTAAGCGTGAATTCTCTGCTTGATAATAACATATTGGACATACACTTTTACTTTTCATCTGCTGAAATACAAATTGCTCAGTCATTCCCCCTTTGTACTCGGTAAAAATATCGTTTTTCACTAATACTTGTACAGGAGTCGTTTGTACCATAGCCCCTAATAAACCAACATCCGTTGTATATAGTTTGAATGCTGAGAAATCATTGTATATATCAAGTGGTAATGCAATCTTCGTGCAACGCGAAACTTTATAAAGTAAGCCAGCACTTATAAGCCATTGGATAGCCATTTCAAAGTCTTTGGCTCTAGCTCCAGATCTTATCGCTCCATAAATAAACTTTTTATTTTCTTTGAACAGTTGTGATGGGATACTATTCCAAACCATTCTTATACGTTGCGCTTGGTCTTTTGGGGCATGTTTCGAAAAGTCCATTTCATAACCGTGTAGTATTTCATTCTGAATTCTACGCACTTCTTGTAACGCATCTGTTTCTACGTATTTTTTTACAACTTCAGGCATACCACCTACGTAATAGTATTGGCGTAGCAGGTCAATAAATTTATCATGCAGCAATGAAATTGTATCGAAGTCACGACTAGCAAGAAGTTTGTACGCTTCATCTTCTCCTTTTGCTATCAGAAATTCTTCGAAGTTCATTGGGTATACATTCATCTCATTAACTTTGCCAACAGGATATGAGATACCCTCGTGTAATGAGATGCCTAACAAAGAACCTGCAGCAGCAATATGGTATTCAGGGGCATCCTCACAGAAATATTTCAAAGCTTCAATAGCTTCGGGAATGTCTTGAACTTCGTCCAAAACAATAAGGGTGTCATTTGGGGTGATGTCTACACCTGTAAGTGCACGTAGGGCACGTAATATTCTGTTAACATCGAAGTCTTGTGAGAATATCTGCTTTGCAAGTTTGTTATTTCTGCAAACAACGTAAGCCTCTTTAGAATATTCTCTTTTTGCGAATTCTCTTAACAGCCAAGTTTTTCCTACTTGGCGTGCTCCATTTAGTATAAGAGGCTTTCTGTCTCTTTTACTTTTCCATTCTGTAAGTTGTTGTAAAACAGTTCTTTCCATATTGTATATACATTTTTATGCACATGATATATGCTTATAAATACATAAATACGCACATAATTATGATGCAAAGATACATAAATCTGCACATGTTTAATACATTTCACAACACTTTTTTTTACTTTATTTTTAGTACTATTTTTATTCATTGATAAAAATACAACAAATGTTGTTTGCCGTTTTCAATTTGGTACTAATAAACTAAGCCATGTTTATTGGCGATAAAAGTATAATTGTATCCCTAATAAACAACTAGGTGGAGCTACGTATTCTCCCGCAGATGACGCAGATGAATGCAGCAGGGCTGCATTATTTCGCAGAGATTATAGCTTGACGTTAATGTAGTTCTTGGGGTTCGTCTGCGATCATCAGCGAGATCTGCGAGAGACATTGGGGTTTCTTTGTGCAATAGCGTGAGTACGCTTGTGTGATTATTCTCCCGCAGATTACGTAGATTAACGCAGAGAAAATGCTTCTTATAATTATAAAATTCATTTATTAATACCACGAAATGAAGTTTTTTGAGAAAAGGGTATAGCAGTTATCTTAAAAATCACTATATTTGTAACTTAATAAAATGCCATTATTTACATGGGGTAAAATAAATGAACTGTGTTAACATATAAAACATCGAGTATTAATATGCTGGATTTTCATATAGAAAAATACATAGTTACATATCCTAATCTTAAGACCATTAATGACATAGTGCTTCTTGAATGCATTTCATTTCAGGGATGTCACAATAATATGAAT
Protein-coding sequences here:
- the rd gene encoding rubredoxin; this encodes MEKYVCDVCDYVYDPAVGDPDAGIAPGTSFEDLPDDWTCPVCGVTKDDFQVQK
- a CDS encoding anaerobic nitric oxide reductase flavorubredoxin, which gives rise to MAKQITNKVSWVGKIDWELTKFHGDELSTMHGSSYNAYLIKDEKTALIDTVWQPYDKEFVARLKKTIDLKKIDYIVMNHNEIDHSGALVELMREIPGTPIYCTKKGESIIRGHYHPQDWNFVNVKTGDTLNLGQNTLTFIEAPMLHWPDTMFSYLSGENILFSNDAFGQHFATESLYNDTVKQDDLMWEAQKYYANIINPFSMMVSRKVKELIGMNLNIKMICPSHGIIWKENPKQIIDKYIDWCNGYKENQISIIYDTMWQSTRKMGEAIADGIQNVDKDVTVKLFNASQIDKNDILTEIFQSKAILVGSPTINNGYSYAIAGILEMARGIKYKGKKAAAFGSYGWNGDAPKMITAHLKEAGFEVVNDGIKKQWVPDEKDLDDCIEYGEEFAKATK
- a CDS encoding rhamnogalacturonan lyase family protein, whose product is MKKILLSFWILFLCLGLNAQRMTDALDRGLVVVHRTNGTSNEGTFVSWRILANEYYDVTYNVYRDGIKLNDKPLSVSNYNDTGGSTTSEYTVSAIVKGVEQPQCKPQTSWNCYLYKLIDRNYSGYKDITLQKVYSNADGSDITADYEPNDISMADLDGDGQLEILLKRLNTKDASSLYLENATDYAILEAYKLDGTRMWWIDCGPNMVSLNSTELNIVAYDWDCDGKAEVVLRGADGMKIHFSDGTTKVIGDATVNTRNTFAHTNAQYCWTHTGNEYLLYLNGETGKPYQVMDFPLKRLEDGETDLKAAWGDDYGHRSSKYFFGAPFLDGRKASLFLARGIYTREKMIAYDINPQTHEFTTRWTWNCNQPGSEWYGNGYHNFCVADVDMDGRDEIVYGSMVIDDNGKGLSTTGLGHGDSQHVGDFDPYRHGLEFFGCNEDKPGNNYRNATTSDMYYRFETTADDGRALIGKFSDSFHGCQARSSASNLISSVTDNVLGITADTFLKWSDLNFRIYWDGDLCDEVLNSPGTAKEAKIEKPGYGRLFTSLGCNMNNDSKNNPCFQGDILGDWREEFIVRCGGNLRIYTTTYPTEYRNYTLWHDSQYRQSEVWQMEAYNQTPHISYFLGKAEGITVAPPPSTLTDRVEIADGASINTDNNDKHLLLAMTDNMNVSVVDGAAPYILTDNAPTWVEGHDDNANITTTTYTHTITGGAFTGEMRLIKQGDGILKLPNVTETYTGNTDVWNGELDFDGNMPSSRVWLNRFAILKTNGGKFGAGITMDYASKLIPQGDVSARSVTLNFGSRIVMLLSSAKISADTLRINKVDWTDGPKYLAPVIEFTGNTKPNDGAYLLGTFARVEGSLSDLTIEGISGVTYKLEMSGNNLYLVIGNGQVSTGINEISKDDSQGKYYNIKGMKMPDVKAYKGVYIKDGVKVMKR
- a CDS encoding acyltransferase family protein encodes the protein MEKQRLISLDVLRGLTVALMITVNNGGGKMIYSTLEHSKWNGMTPCDLVFPFFLFIMGISTFLSFKKSNFTWSKTTARKIAKRTIMMFAIGLLINWFGLLLSGKGLDFAHLRVWGVMQRIALCYLAVSIFALSFKHKYIPITIVVLLAGYAAILVFGNGYAYDSHLNILSKVDTSIFGYDHLYHKSPVDPEGLLSTISAIAHTMIGFYCGKLMASAKDTEDKVMKFLIAGGILVIIGYLVSFGLPLNKRIWSPSYVCMTCGLAAICQGLLMYYIDIKGVAKEKLNMALIFGTNPLFLYVVSELVSIIFGATGLKLGIYNGINTVVINPYVASLVYAILFMLLHALMGYPLWKKHIFIKL
- a CDS encoding HigA family addiction module antitoxin, which codes for MTANKVIPNISVHPGEILKDEIEYRRISQRQLAKEIGMSYSVLNEILNYKRPVTTEFALMIEAALSIDHEPLLKMQSNYDVQMAKRETHSHYNKQHQMKHILLSIFLLCSLISEANPIQGLLERIDKGAGDKFETELVNSKKDFFELSQDKDKILIKGNTWVNIASGLNWYLKYYAGIQLTWNNMKADIPNKLPKILKPERHETDLKLRYDFNYCTFSYSMAFWDWQRWQTEIDWMALHGVNLPLAIVGEEVVWRNMLLKLGYNKEEIGKFIAGPAFLAWWEMNNLEGWGGPLPDSWYNAQEALQKKILKRMNEYGMQPVLPGFCGMMPHDAKTKLGLNVTDGGTWNGYTRPANLSATDKHFDKIADLYYKELTKLYGKANYYSMDPFHETNDDANIDYAKAGKAVMDAMKRTNNKATWVIQGWTENPRQQMIADMKNGDLLIADLFSECRPMFGIPSIWKRDKGYEQHDWLFCLLENFGANVGLHGRMDQLINNFYATKVISPNTEHIKGIGFTMEGSENNPVMFEMMSELPWIPEKFKKEDWVRNYVKARYSSNDANLQKAWSILSETIYNCPAGNNQQGPHESIFCGRPGLNNFQVKSWSKMRNYYDPASTLEAARLMVSVADKFKGNNNFEYDLVDICRQALADQGRLQYLKTIADYNGFSIGQFDKDSKRFLKMILLQDKLLGTRSEFRLGHWTEAARKLGHTNAEKDLYEWNARVQITTWGNRICADKGGLRDYANKEWEGLLKDFYYKRWSIYMDALAKQMKQNQLPDEDALGAGKNATKTSSELFAMAMPTGPQIDWYAIEEPWTLQHNEYSAKPEGDAIEMAKEVIEFLK